Proteins found in one Desertifilum tharense IPPAS B-1220 genomic segment:
- a CDS encoding DUF1822 family protein codes for MLIYIPTDCQMLIPLTAYNHQIANKYSQQQLNPQKAKQVYLNLLAVSAVDFYLQCLGISTDIEASYSHNPALFSLQNVADLQISKLGHLECRPMLANEQVLKIPQEVWQNRIGYMAVQFNESLTEATILGFILQPSQEEIGLDRLQSLDYFLEYLEKLSLAAAQNSEEVRANAKLVKLNQWIEKVFEVGWENLERVMKHPQEYAIVRKKPIEADRPNDDITRGKLIDLGIQLADRPVVLIVSLLSTHECEREIRLVVRSAGNYPYLPEKLQLTVLDAEGNEVLQAQAREADNWIQLEFTGEIGEYFSVSLALGEISMVEEFII; via the coding sequence ATGTTAATTTATATTCCAACGGATTGCCAAATGCTTATTCCCCTAACGGCTTACAACCATCAAATTGCCAATAAATATTCTCAGCAACAGCTTAATCCTCAGAAAGCCAAACAGGTCTATCTCAATCTTTTAGCGGTTTCTGCTGTTGATTTTTATCTGCAATGTTTAGGAATCTCCACCGATATAGAAGCCAGTTACTCTCATAATCCGGCACTATTTTCTTTACAAAATGTTGCCGATCTGCAAATTTCTAAATTAGGTCATTTAGAATGTCGTCCAATGTTAGCGAACGAGCAAGTTCTAAAGATACCGCAGGAAGTTTGGCAAAATCGCATTGGCTACATGGCTGTTCAGTTTAACGAAAGTTTGACAGAAGCAACAATTCTCGGTTTTATTCTTCAGCCAAGCCAGGAAGAAATAGGTCTCGATCGACTTCAGTCTCTAGATTATTTTCTCGAATATTTAGAAAAATTGAGTTTAGCAGCAGCTCAAAACAGTGAAGAAGTCAGAGCAAACGCAAAGCTTGTAAAACTCAATCAATGGATAGAAAAAGTCTTTGAAGTCGGCTGGGAAAACTTGGAAAGGGTGATGAAACATCCTCAAGAATATGCTATTGTCCGCAAGAAACCCATAGAAGCAGATCGTCCAAATGATGACATTACGCGAGGTAAATTAATTGACTTAGGAATCCAACTTGCGGATCGTCCTGTTGTTTTGATTGTCTCCCTCCTTTCAACTCACGAGTGCGAACGAGAAATTCGCCTCGTGGTACGCTCTGCTGGAAACTATCCTTATCTACCTGAAAAATTGCAACTCACTGTACTGGATGCAGAGGGGAATGAAGTATTGCAAGCTCAGGCGCGTGAAGCAGATAACTGGATACAGTTAGAATTCACTGGGGAAATTGGAGAATATTTTAGCGTTAGTCTTGCTTTAGGAGAAATTAGCATGGTAGAAGAATTTATTATTTAA
- a CDS encoding DUF928 domain-containing protein, which produces MTKIRVLQKFMFWVAAMSAIASPFVLSQSSLATRVTFPSFNNQNDSGLEDPGRPTSQSSGGRRTMCGLVEPALTALIPKHARGLTLTESPTFWFYVPYAVEQAHRLEFQILDSKNKRLYRTSFTLPQNSNLVSLTLPATHPLKSEETYIWSFSVYCNPQIPNAFANVGGLIKRPNSSVSLQQQIEQAQTLQEKAIVYANHKIWYDALNSLAQLRCQEPENALIQADWQEALKSVEGLEAVAEKSELQCYSHQ; this is translated from the coding sequence ATGACCAAAATTCGCGTGCTTCAAAAATTCATGTTCTGGGTGGCGGCGATGAGTGCGATCGCATCTCCCTTCGTTTTAAGCCAATCGTCCTTAGCGACAAGGGTGACTTTTCCATCATTTAACAACCAAAACGATTCAGGATTAGAAGACCCCGGAAGACCGACTTCTCAAAGCTCTGGCGGACGGCGTACCATGTGCGGTTTAGTTGAGCCTGCATTAACAGCACTAATTCCTAAACATGCTCGCGGTCTAACCTTAACTGAATCTCCTACCTTCTGGTTTTACGTTCCTTATGCAGTTGAACAAGCCCATCGTCTAGAATTTCAAATCTTAGACTCTAAAAACAAGCGCCTATATCGGACAAGTTTTACTCTTCCCCAGAACTCTAACTTAGTGAGCTTGACTTTACCTGCTACCCATCCCTTAAAATCTGAAGAAACTTACATCTGGTCTTTTTCAGTTTATTGCAATCCCCAAATCCCTAATGCTTTTGCGAATGTGGGTGGGTTGATTAAACGTCCGAACTCAAGTGTATCTCTGCAACAACAGATAGAACAAGCTCAGACGCTTCAGGAAAAAGCCATAGTTTATGCAAATCATAAAATTTGGTACGATGCCTTAAATAGTTTAGCTCAACTGCGCTGCCAAGAACCTGAAAATGCTCTAATCCAAGCCGATTGGCAAGAAGCTTTAAAATCGGTAGAAGGTTTAGAAGCAGTTGCAGAAAAGAGCGAACTGCAATGTTACAGCCATCAGTAG
- a CDS encoding CHAT domain-containing protein — MARKRVAFLDSVQSFLRSILGWILLACLGLGLSLSLPHAPGVTNPPPSLQLGQNLYREERYPEAIALWQQVIQTDTNPASQALAWNYLALAYQKLGEWQQAESAIAQSLALGQTQPEILARIYNTQGHLNWTRGQVEPALENWQLSTRLYQQIGDASGELGSKINQAQALQALGLHNRATTLLSGVQQQLQASPASLLKSTGLRSLGNAFRVAGELDKSQAVLEASLQVANQLQDRAAMGTALLSLGNTQKAFALLEEERQSSLIQYNERPDFCRRLTQEQAIEGYKVAANSYQNAALQSPHALTQAQAKLNYLNALYKLNQTIDANEIQSLQSLINRLNPSRATIYAQVNFAQLLACQSQGLEGQSQDVLKRAIAQAENLGDRRSLSYALGKLAQFYETNANWQEATQLTQQALEIAEEIQAPDIAYQWQWQLGRIARIQNNLTAINYYKAAFTNLQKIRTDLVSLNPDVQFSFRDEIEPIYRQLAELLLQAPQPSQENLQSARVVIEALQLAELNNFFRDSCLQNQPENIDRIDPTVAVFYTIALNNKLAVIIKPPHQNQLAYYSTPISRLEVSGKVEDLKTSLQQPLFAEEDRELSEEFYQILIQKAENILTRHPPETLVFVLDDLLRNLPMSALFDGERYLIEKYPIAQTPGIQLLQAQRIQKSPYVLAAGVSEANQGQPPLPGVIQEIENIQSYFPRTQPLINEQFTKNEFNQKLNQPQFSIVHLATHGQFSSQVENTFLLVWQDTLNIRELNQLLQERSQIEDTPIQLLVLSACQTAAGDRRAALGLAGVAVRSGARSTIATLWLIPDESTAKLTNELYQLLAQPISLAKALQTAQISILREYTEPYYWAAYTLIGNWR, encoded by the coding sequence CGATCGCGCTTTGGCAGCAAGTCATCCAAACCGATACTAATCCGGCTTCTCAAGCCCTGGCCTGGAATTACCTCGCTTTAGCCTATCAGAAACTGGGAGAATGGCAGCAAGCGGAAAGTGCGATCGCCCAAAGTCTCGCCCTAGGACAAACTCAGCCGGAAATCTTAGCCCGCATCTATAATACGCAAGGTCATTTAAATTGGACGAGGGGGCAAGTCGAACCAGCCCTAGAAAACTGGCAACTCTCAACTCGGCTGTATCAGCAAATTGGCGATGCCTCTGGAGAATTAGGGAGTAAAATTAACCAAGCTCAGGCTTTGCAAGCTTTAGGACTGCATAATCGCGCTACGACGTTACTTTCAGGAGTACAACAGCAGTTACAAGCGTCTCCAGCCTCTTTGTTAAAAAGTACCGGGTTGAGAAGTTTGGGAAATGCGTTCCGGGTTGCGGGAGAATTAGACAAATCTCAAGCCGTTTTAGAAGCCAGTTTGCAAGTTGCTAACCAATTGCAAGATCGGGCGGCTATGGGGACTGCTTTACTCAGTTTAGGCAATACCCAAAAAGCCTTTGCTTTGCTTGAAGAGGAACGCCAATCAAGCCTTATTCAATACAATGAAAGACCTGATTTTTGTCGTCGTCTTACCCAAGAACAGGCTATAGAAGGTTATAAAGTTGCAGCGAATTCTTATCAAAACGCGGCGCTGCAATCTCCTCATGCCCTTACCCAAGCCCAAGCTAAACTTAACTATCTCAATGCTTTATATAAACTCAATCAAACGATAGATGCAAACGAAATTCAAAGCCTGCAATCTCTGATTAATCGCTTAAATCCAAGTCGTGCTACTATCTATGCTCAAGTTAACTTTGCCCAACTTCTAGCCTGTCAATCTCAAGGCTTAGAGGGGCAGAGTCAAGATGTCTTGAAAAGAGCGATCGCGCAGGCAGAAAATTTAGGCGATCGCCGTAGCTTATCCTATGCTTTAGGCAAACTTGCTCAGTTTTATGAAACTAACGCCAACTGGCAAGAAGCCACCCAACTCACCCAACAAGCCTTAGAAATTGCTGAAGAAATTCAAGCCCCGGATATCGCCTATCAATGGCAATGGCAACTGGGCAGAATTGCTAGAATTCAAAATAATCTAACTGCAATTAATTACTATAAGGCAGCCTTTACCAATCTTCAAAAAATCCGCACCGATTTAGTCAGCCTTAACCCAGATGTCCAATTTTCATTTAGAGATGAAATTGAACCCATCTATCGCCAACTCGCCGAACTTTTATTACAAGCACCTCAACCCTCTCAAGAAAATCTACAATCTGCAAGAGTTGTAATTGAAGCCCTGCAATTAGCTGAACTCAATAACTTTTTCCGAGATAGTTGCTTGCAGAATCAGCCCGAAAATATCGACCGCATCGATCCAACCGTTGCGGTATTTTACACCATTGCCTTAAATAACAAATTAGCAGTTATCATTAAGCCCCCCCATCAAAATCAACTTGCTTATTATTCAACCCCTATTAGTCGATTGGAAGTCTCCGGAAAAGTTGAAGATTTGAAAACCAGCTTGCAACAACCTCTGTTTGCAGAAGAGGATCGAGAACTTTCTGAAGAGTTCTATCAAATCCTGATTCAAAAAGCAGAAAATATCTTAACCCGTCATCCGCCTGAAACTTTGGTTTTCGTTTTAGACGATCTGCTTCGCAATCTCCCCATGTCTGCTCTTTTTGACGGCGAACGCTACCTGATCGAAAAATACCCCATTGCTCAAACTCCGGGAATTCAGCTATTACAAGCCCAAAGAATTCAGAAGTCGCCCTATGTTTTAGCCGCAGGTGTTTCTGAAGCAAATCAAGGCCAACCCCCTCTTCCCGGAGTCATTCAGGAAATCGAAAATATTCAGTCTTATTTCCCAAGAACTCAACCCCTAATTAACGAGCAATTTACCAAAAATGAATTTAATCAAAAGCTCAATCAACCTCAATTTTCGATTGTTCACCTAGCAACTCACGGACAATTTAGTTCTCAAGTTGAAAACACTTTTCTTTTAGTCTGGCAAGATACACTCAACATCAGAGAACTGAATCAACTCTTGCAAGAACGCAGCCAAATTGAGGATACTCCTATTCAACTTTTAGTGCTAAGTGCTTGTCAAACTGCTGCTGGAGATAGACGCGCTGCATTAGGGTTAGCAGGCGTTGCTGTACGTTCGGGTGCAAGAAGTACAATTGCAACCCTCTGGCTAATTCCTGATGAATCTACGGCTAAACTGACGAATGAATTGTATCAACTGCTGGCTCAACCGATAAGTTTAGCGAAAGCCCTGCAAACCGCTCAAATTTCTATTCTGAGAGAATACACTGAACCGTATTATTGGGCGGCTTATACATTAATTGGCAATTGGCGTTAG
- a CDS encoding CHASE2 domain-containing protein translates to MTKRVILTLLKGSYDRGFPVILRIGEPTGLTPWSSQIIGHLPPAPGMEKALSNWQSAYRQVIMPSARIKPKPVQITNFSCYQFGDELAICLNRWLNSTHPEWQKIRDELQRSLYQTEEVEVIIETEVPQLRQIPWHLWDLFDRYYTRAEVALSTPNYRSLSQTPKYQDCPVKILAILGDDTNINIQEDEKIIAQLRDSQSKFLVRPTREELFSTLYNFSCNILFFAGHSFTKENNGGGEIYINEEESVSLSEFKTALRKAIENGLKLAIFNSCDGLGLAEDLAEVQIPQTIFMRELVPDQMAQEFLKHFLQSFANGQSLYLSVREARERLEAFSDRYPFASWLPAIYQNPAEETLTWEKLKNHSDRNSNITPVPPQPKPSKLEKRGKISQALLTSLVVTALVMGARSQEFLQAWELQAYDFLIGLQAQSQPDERFTIITISEEDIQYQAENYSDLRDSLSNQALTEIVEKLKPYHPRVIALDIVRDFALPQGLLTALQNQPFIWMCQVPDLESQLPSFKPPPNLIQAELGFINFPLDADDVIRRQFLGMRRDEDCPTARSLGLTVALQYLATEPNPVHPNFERVPVKIGSLIFPKLEHHSGGYQMNPNQARGYQILLDYRSSFPTQIALRALLNGSVDAELTELVNNRIVLIGRFEDRKDAHYIPNFSRQHRPKVPGVLIHAHLASQILNVVLEQRPLIRWWPEAGEMVWTWVWGLVGGGIVLLRRSRLEQVLAIALGLAALCLACALFFLNGYWIPLIPPVLTLVLTAGSLIFYLNRKYQ, encoded by the coding sequence ATGACCAAGCGAGTAATTCTGACCTTATTGAAGGGTAGCTACGATCGAGGCTTTCCAGTAATTTTAAGGATTGGGGAGCCAACAGGGTTAACCCCTTGGAGCAGTCAAATTATTGGACATTTACCCCCAGCACCCGGTATGGAGAAAGCCTTATCCAATTGGCAATCTGCCTACCGTCAAGTTATTATGCCTTCTGCACGTATTAAACCTAAACCCGTACAAATTACTAACTTTTCTTGCTACCAATTTGGAGACGAGTTAGCGATCTGTCTAAATCGGTGGTTAAATTCAACTCATCCAGAGTGGCAAAAAATTCGCGATGAGTTACAGCGATCGCTCTATCAAACCGAAGAAGTTGAAGTCATTATTGAAACCGAAGTTCCTCAACTCAGACAGATTCCTTGGCACTTATGGGATTTGTTCGATCGCTACTATACGCGCGCAGAAGTTGCTTTAAGTACCCCTAATTACCGCTCTTTATCGCAAACTCCAAAATATCAGGATTGTCCAGTAAAAATTCTAGCAATTTTAGGTGATGACACGAATATTAATATACAAGAAGATGAGAAGATTATTGCTCAACTCAGGGACTCTCAGTCTAAGTTTTTAGTTCGTCCCACGCGTGAAGAACTTTTTTCAACTTTATATAATTTTTCTTGTAATATTTTATTTTTTGCCGGACATAGCTTTACTAAAGAAAATAATGGCGGCGGAGAAATTTATATTAATGAGGAAGAAAGCGTTTCGTTATCAGAATTTAAAACTGCTCTAAGAAAAGCTATTGAAAATGGGTTAAAACTCGCGATTTTCAACTCTTGCGACGGCTTAGGATTAGCTGAAGACTTAGCAGAGGTTCAAATTCCTCAAACTATTTTTATGCGGGAATTAGTTCCCGATCAAATGGCTCAGGAATTTTTGAAACATTTTTTACAAAGTTTTGCGAATGGACAATCTTTATACCTATCCGTTCGGGAAGCGCGAGAACGCTTAGAAGCATTTTCCGATCGATATCCCTTTGCGAGTTGGCTACCCGCTATCTATCAAAATCCAGCCGAGGAAACGCTGACTTGGGAAAAGCTCAAAAACCATTCAGATCGAAATTCAAATATTACTCCTGTCCCTCCTCAACCCAAACCCTCGAAACTGGAAAAAAGAGGTAAAATTTCACAAGCTTTGCTGACGAGTTTGGTGGTTACAGCTTTAGTCATGGGAGCGCGATCGCAAGAATTTTTGCAAGCTTGGGAACTACAAGCATACGATTTTTTGATTGGGCTACAGGCTCAAAGCCAACCTGACGAGCGCTTTACTATTATTACAATTAGCGAAGAAGATATTCAATACCAAGCTGAGAACTATTCAGATTTACGAGATTCGTTATCTAATCAAGCTTTAACTGAAATTGTTGAGAAACTCAAGCCTTATCATCCCAGAGTCATTGCACTGGATATTGTCCGCGATTTTGCACTTCCCCAAGGATTGCTGACTGCACTACAGAATCAACCCTTTATCTGGATGTGTCAAGTTCCCGATTTAGAAAGCCAGCTTCCCAGCTTCAAGCCTCCACCCAATTTGATCCAAGCTGAATTAGGATTTATTAACTTTCCCCTAGATGCTGATGATGTTATTCGGCGACAATTTTTAGGTATGAGGAGAGATGAGGATTGTCCCACAGCCCGATCGTTAGGCTTAACAGTGGCTTTGCAATACTTAGCCACAGAGCCGAATCCAGTCCATCCTAATTTTGAGCGTGTCCCTGTGAAAATTGGTTCTCTGATCTTTCCTAAGTTAGAACATCATTCGGGGGGATATCAAATGAATCCTAACCAAGCACGGGGTTATCAAATTTTGTTAGATTATCGTTCCTCCTTTCCCACTCAAATCGCATTGAGAGCGTTGCTGAATGGCTCTGTGGATGCGGAACTTACAGAACTAGTAAACAACCGCATTGTGTTAATTGGAAGATTTGAAGACCGTAAGGATGCTCATTACATCCCTAATTTTTCTCGCCAGCACCGCCCAAAAGTTCCTGGTGTTTTAATTCACGCCCATTTAGCCAGCCAAATTTTGAATGTAGTCCTTGAACAACGTCCTTTAATTCGTTGGTGGCCCGAAGCCGGGGAAATGGTTTGGACTTGGGTTTGGGGTTTAGTTGGAGGAGGGATTGTGCTGTTAAGGCGATCTCGCTTAGAGCAAGTTTTGGCGATCGCCCTAGGGTTAGCCGCTCTGTGCCTTGCTTGCGCTCTGTTTTTCCTCAATGGTTACTGGATACCCTTAATTCCCCCTGTGCTGACTCTAGTTTTGACAGCGGGAAGCCTGATCTTCTATCTCAATCGCAAATATCAGTAA